The window TGGTAATGCGGTTGATCTTAGCTTCGGCTTCTACTCAGAGTCTCTTGGCTTTGGAGATTGCCGCGCAAGCCGAGAACAAACACTGGAAGCTTTAATCCTGGGCGAACGAATGCGATCTCTGGAACTCTATAACGAAGCATTTGTACATGCTGTAGGGAAATACTCATCCATTATGGATCTGCGCCTGCCGTTATTTCAACAAATCTCCCCAACCACAAGACAGCGACTGGAAAAGGCTCATTTTGACCTTGAAAATCGTTATCAGAACGTGAAAGACCAACTTGAGCAGTTTGAATTTCCGTCTCTGTTTGCTGGTATCGCAAATTCGTCATCTATCCCTGAGCTGAAACAAGTTCGATTCAAGATTTGGCGAAACTCATTCCACAAGATGAGACAGTTTGTCATGAGCTACTACAAATCTGCATTTGGTAGTTGGCCTCCCAAAgctagcagcaagaagaatccCTTCGTGGAGAGCGGCCTGAATCGCATCGTGCTGAAAACTTTGTACTCGGACCATTGTGCCCTCTACGACTTGCTTGTGGATCGAAACAGCCTTACAACAAGAGTTATTGATGAGGTACCAAATGTTTCTAAGGAGGCTGATGAGATGATTACATCGGCTCTCCGTGTTATCGAGTCTGAATTTGATCGTTCTAGACCTCCTGTTCTGCCTCCTGTTCCCTTTGACCTCCCTCTAATTCCGTCAATGACGGCCATTCTTGAAACGTACAATACTCTTTCGCCCCGAGAGCAGGCTAAATTCGACAAGAAAGTCAAGGAACCTGAATTGGCTCTGGTGTTGAATGGCGCCTACAACTATGACACTGCCAGTATTCAACTTCCATTCTTGGATTATTTCAAAGAGTTTGAGGCTCGAGAAGCCAAGGGGAAGACGGCTCAAGATCTCGTCGATCAACGAATTGGttatttcctcttcctctatGTTATTCTCCAGTCACTGCCCATGTTAGTGGTGGATGCTCCCGACCTCAAATTTGCCGAAGGCGTCGAGTATTTCTTGTGCCAACCTCCTATCGGTAATCCACCATGGGTTGATGACAAGGGATTCCGAAGAATGTGGTACGAGGTTGCCGGCGGTGGCTACGTTGAGCTTTCCGCAGATGCCGTCATGTTCAGCGTGGAGGCGATCTACCACCGAAGCCACTGTTGGCTGGCTGCCAAGATTTGGGAGGAAATGGGTAACTCGGCAACTCCGCCCCTGGAAGAGCCAGCCTTGGAACCTCTTGAGCCTCCTCGGCCCATGTTCCAGGATGCTGACGGCGGCTTCAACAATGGATCAGGTGGTCTCTCCGGCCAAAGCACCCCATCATCAGTCCCAGGATCACCTCAGCTGCGACCGCGACCGCGTAACCAATCCCCAGCTAGCCGTCGTGTCAGCACTGCGAACCGCTCGAGTATCATGATGGGTTTGGAGCCTGTTCCCCTTGAGCCGCCGCCAAATCTCTTTGGTGTCCACCAGCGAAGCAGCTCGCTGGGACCACGACCGATGAGCAGCCATCTCACCAGCCGATCTTCATCTGTCGGAAATCTTGTTGGTATGAATCCTCGGATGTCAAGACCGAGCTCCCCGGCCAGACATGCCGCAGCGACGTCCGGGACCACTTTCGATGACATTTTGGGAGAagcaaataagaaaaagtcagctcccaagaagaagggtagATTCTTCTAATCTCTACCAcatattttttcttcttttcttttctcctttttctttttcttctttttctttttctcatttttcttctttctacttttttttttttcttaaaaacaACTTCTTAATGACTTGTGGCCTCTCAGTGGCAATCTCGTCGCTTTCtatcccttttcttcctatCACACATATATCGCATATAAAAACGTTGTTCATCTGTTGGAGGTTGGGACTTTTTGTTGCTCTggaatattttctttctttcctttattgaaagagtttttttttttttttctctcacatATTACATGTTAGAGTCGGATTTTCTTAATAGGATGTATAAAAGCCCGTTGGGCATTGGGCCATGAAGATAAATTTCAGGGCACTAGATGATGGTTAGATGGAGGGAACAAaacgagcgagcgagcaaagcggagcagagaagagaagagcaaagcgAAGCGAGCGGATTCAAACAAGCAacataaagtaaaatatgaGTAATGACAGAACATTCTAGACATAATTGCATATTGATTTAGTATTACCGCTTAATGTATATTGAATCACATTTCTGCCGTCTACAtcctctctgtctcttttctcccctgAAATGTATGAACAGCTGGATAGAGCTTGTTTACAACCAAAAAATACTCAACGTAGGAGCGTATTGATTACTACTGCTATGTTGTCATGATATCGTGACTGAAAATTCGCCGCCCTTCCGTAACCTGTCCTCTTGTAGAGGAGCTTTGATTCCCACTGCCATTATTCcagaacaaaaaagaaaaagaaagaaaaaaaaaagagaaaaaaaatcgataTACAAAAGAAATACAAGCTGCTTGATGTTGCCTCCCGGATATAGTAAGATAAGATAGGAAAATTATGAAAATAAGAAATAAACCACAATTGTTACACTGCTTCAATTCTCTgccatctccctctctcaGTATGCCACcacttctccttctccttcttatCGGCCACCTCGCCTTCTTTTTGGTTCCATCGTCCTGTACATCCTTccctgctgccgctgagcGCCTCTCCCCCGTCGCCGACCATATCAGCCACGTCGACGAGTCCGCCCTGCTCGTCTGTCGCGCCATCGTCGGGTAAGAGGTGGTACGAGATCTTGCTGCCCAGCGTGCCGATGAAGCCGACCGTTCCAAGCGTCTGGGCCAGGCCGTCGTCAGCAGCAATGGTAAATCTGAAGCGAGGAGCGTTGTGGGCGGCTTCGAGGCGTGACTGGGCGGCGAGGCGGGCTGCGTGGAGATCTGTCCCTGGCAGAGGAGTGGCGTAAATAGTTGACGGGAGGGACATTGTCGTGGCGGATTTGTGGATGGGCGAGATTGGTGATGAGGGCGCGCTGAAGGAGCCGGAGGCTGGGATGCCACCCATGGCATTGAGGCGCTGGAAGCGGTCGTTGGGGAGGATGATGTGGTCCACGGGGCGGCAGAGGGCTTGGAAGCGGCCTTCGGGATCGTTGGGCGTTCGGAGGGTGGTGAGAGCTGGGAATCCGCCGGCCTCGATGCTGCGAGCGAGAATATCGTCTGCTTCGTTGGTTGTGGTTGGGTGGCTGGTGATGTCCCAGTGGAGCTTCACGATGGTAGATGAGGCGAGGTAAGGCATCATCCAGAGCGCAAAGGAGTCGGTTTCTGGCATTACTGGAGGGAACGATTGCGCGAGGTAGAAGTATTTCAGGGCGGGGAGATAGGAGAAGATGCGGGCGAGAGCCGGAAGAGATGTCAAAGGCGTGTTGCGGAGCTCGAGGCGCTGGAGATGAGAGGTGTTGCTGCGGGTGGCGAAGGATGTGAGGCCATTGGAGGTGATGCCCACGATGCGGGAGAGTATCAGAGATTTGAGAGGAGGTAGAGATAGAAGGTTGTTGTCGTTGAAGGCGTTCGGCGGGAGGTtgcagagatggagatgttgaAGCGAAGGGAGGTACGTTAATGTTTTTGATAGGAGTCTATAGGGGGCTAATGTAGCACCAGGCTGACAGAGGATTGACAGGTTGGTTAAGGAGGACCAGTTACGATGACTATCGAGAAAGGCGTCTCCTTGGGATGGCTCCAGCATGGATGGGCCGCTTTGTCCCCGTTGTTTGGATGGAGAGTCTGTCCGCTGACCTCCTTGCTGTTGCACCGGCGTGGATGCAGGATCGATAATCCAAGTCATGTCCTTCAACGACCTTCTCGTCGACAGCGCGTGGAATATCTTCTTGAACGAGTGGTCGTAGTTTGGTGTTGGGCCCGAAAGTCGCTCCAGCTTGGGACAGGCCATAATCAGCGTGGCAACCTGATCTTCGTATTGCTCTAGCCATAACATGCCCTTCGAGACAGACCAGTTCAACGGCGGCTCTGGGTGTGGCACCTTTAACGAGCGTACTAAGGAGGCGATATTTGGGTTGGTGCGCAAGGTGCGTCGTAGCATGGTCATGCGATTGCCTTGATTTTGCTtaaacttcttcttgtgTGCGGCTGAATCTGAGCCAACGAGTTGGATGTCTTCATATCTGCGCGTTTTGATGATTAGACATTGAGAAAGCTCCCTTATAAGAATATAAAGGACAGAGAAAGAGAGCCCAGGTAGCGGAATAAAGGAAGAATAGACTTACAAAGCTACGCGGGCGTGTTTGTACAATCTACGACTGCAGAGAGCAGCGCTGCAGAGATCGCGCATCATACATGTCGCACAGCTCTCACTGTTCCTATTCAGGTGTGATCCTTTCAGAGATTGCAGGACTAGATCGAGCACTTCGCCAGGtaggagattgaagagctCATTAGGTCCTCTGTCGAGCCTGTCGGGTCTGAATGCCGTCCGAATCGGTGACGACTGATACACGCTTTCGCGCACCCAGCTACTTGTCTCGAGTGTATTCAAGTTCATCCTGTTCCCTATGGAAGCTGCCCTTTTCCTTGGGCCCTCGATACCTTCGTGAGCAAAACTAGTGGGGGATGTAGGAGAGGTAGGAGATGTGGGCGATCTGGGAGTGGTAGGCGATCTAGGAGATGTCGGGGATGTTGGAGGGGTATAGTTGCTGCCGTTCTTGCTCATGGAAGTGCCTGTCAACTTCGGGGGCCGCTTCAATGCCGTGTGGAAGGATTCCTGAGATCTTGATGCGTTTTGCGTGCCTTGATATACTGGATGCGCTCCTGATTGACTCGCTGCCCTTGTCGTTCGATTCATGCGTGATACGCGCTCAACATTCACTGCGTCCACgttgccatcttcatcgaTAGAGTAGAGATCCGCCGCGGTAAAGGCCGGTGGCAGAGGAAAAGATTTAATGGTGGCAGTCGAAGCCATGATGCCGGATTCTTGCTTAGTTTAGCACACACAAAGATCTGGCACGAATTGCATCCTGCAGAAGAATTGCatacagaaaaaaagatgatgGACAAGAGGCAGCAAGCAACAGTGACGCCAGCAAATCGACGTGGAGCAAGGTAATAATGAAAGAACCCCGTGATATTCAGCCTGAATGCTGGTTTCCTGGGGTccctctgcctctctctatctctttcACGTCTGCTCGCTTGTCGAACTCCAGAGGCTCTTGACGATCAGTTGGAACGATCCGCGTGTACCCTTCAAGGGTTTTGGGGGAGCAAGCAGGCTAGTGGTAGCGAAGCCTGGGGCAAAAGGGGCGGAGAAGCACATCTTTTTGATTGATTTCTCCCGGGGGTGGTGGCCCGCATGACGGATGCCCAGCCCAAGCCCAGCCTGCTCGCTAtgctgttttcttcctcattttcttttctgtctcttttttccttctcttccctttggGTAACCATACCATACCACTAACAGACAAGGCTCCTTTTTACGTTCGACTACCCTGACGGCCGGGAAAGCCAAGAAGTTCAAGCCCCACGAATCAAGGCCCTTGAGTGTCCATGGCTTTTCCCTAGTCCAGAGACTTTGACGCAGGTACGAAGTGCTAGTGCCAGTAATGCAGACCGAGCGTCGACTGCCGGGTCAGGTACAAGCGTAGCGATCCAGGGGTAAAAATTGTGGGAATTaatcaaaaaagaaagagtgtCCACCCCAGCGAAATGCGCCGTGGCACCGAATGCTGCCTCTCGATGTATCTTGTCCCGCTAATTCGTATTTATAATTTGCCCTTCTCACGCGAGACATGGGGTGGGGAGACCGATAATTCGTGTTTGCCTAGATCGGGAAATGCCCAATATATGTTGGCCCTAGTGGGCAAATCCTTGACTGCTAGGGGGGCGGCGGCTTTTGGATGATTCGACCGGCCCTCACTTCcaagacaagaagaaagcgGATTCACTCAATGCCAATTCCAGCCGTCAATAAATTGCATGAACCACATGCGTGTATGGGCAGATCATTGTCGTTCGAATTCCTGGCAAAGAATGGCCATCCATTGTCTTCACTTGCCAGGGTCGTGGAGCCTGGCCGCACGAAAAGCTTCCAACCCTCTCGGCGGGTTTGTTGCTAGGCTCGGAGCTGAAAAGGCCTAGAACCCGCGATCTCAGCCTCCACCGTCTTTGGGCTTTGGGGTGCTCGTCATCCAAGGCCCGTGCCCTGAAGCAGCTCCCCAAGCACAATCCGGCGATGCAGATTCAGCCGCAGGAAGGCATTATTGAGGCTGGCACGACGCTTTCTGCAAGCCTCTTATTCGACGCAAGGCCACTGTTGGCGCGCGTTCCTTTCGCGTGGCTGTCTTAGCTAAGAGAGGGGCCGCAAGGTTGATAGGAGTAGCAAAGCGTGAGGATGGTTCAGCTGGGTGGCGGAGTGGCTTTCAGCTTTCCCAAGGATGTCTACAGTAATGTCTCACATATTTTCTACCCTTGCTGGCGAATAAAATAATCGATGGACCGGTTTCTCAGGACTTCTTCATCCCATTATGCGGTGGTTTCGGAATGTGATTCTGTTTTTGGACGAACGTGGTAATATTTCTCAATCATTTTCTGTGAAACCCGTCTCTTGAAAGATCGAGAAACAAAAGCTCGCGTATCAACCAGCTGTAAACCAAGCTGCGCGAGCTCGCGTGACAGAAAATTAGTGCATCACAACGAACGTGAATTCAGCCAATGGCTGTATAGCATCAATGTCATTATAAATTTGCCGTGTTAgcataaagctagcttatccTTATTCACACGATCCTAAATCCAGCGCATGCCGGCTCTCATGTATAGTCGCCAGACCGAGTTCATCGCTGCGTCGCTCTTATTCTATTTCAGCCAACTGCAAAGCGAACCCGCCGAATTGGCTGAGATGCCGGCTCTAGCTGGGATGCTGCATCACATTCGTCATCCCTTGTCAAACCTCCCCTTCCTGGTCCGTTATCATACGATCTCTTCAACACATTCGACACCATGAGAGGCTTTTGATGCCCTGGTGGCTCATTCTTTAGCGCACGTTTCTCATCTAGAATGATACCGTCGTCGGGATGTGCTGCAACTCCGAATCCTCTGCCAAATACAGGTTGTGTAGTTTGAAGCGTGGCCATCTGTAAAGTATAGTGGTCTTCGCTCGAACTCATTGGAGTAACTCTTGCATTTTTAATCCAGTTATATATTGGTCGGACATCTAAAATGGACTTAGCTCGACGATGTTCTTCATGAGTCATATGTTTCTTGCGTTCGAGAATGACTTCGTCCAAACTGTTCTTGAGCACAAGCGTTTCAACAGAGACCGGCTTCTTTTGGCTGATTCGCCGTACTCGGCCTATGGCTTGTGCCTCTACCTGCGGATTCAAGACTGGATTGATGAAATATATTCGAGATGCCTCTCGCATATCGAGACCAAACGCTGCTTGGGATATATCCATAAGGAGGACTCTATATCTGATGGTTAAGATGCTTTGCCTCTAATACTTTTGATGCCAGAATCAACCCACCTAAACTTTTCGTTATGATTGAATGTATTAACATATTgcgctcttctctctgtgcTCAAAGATTTGGCATAAATTAAATGTTGAATTTGAAGCTGAAATTCTGTCAGCATAACCACGGAACCTTTCTCTCTAGTGGAAACACGAACCACGTCAAGCATGCTGGCTAAGTACCATGCTACGTTTTCATTCTCGTAGAAAACAATTattttctcgtcttcttgaTATTTCCCCAGACAGTCTACCAAATAGGAGAGTTTTGCGGATACAGTCGCGGTGATCTTTGTCTGTTCCAGATGACCGGCGGATGGTTCGACAGCGAGGGTCTTCGGCTCAGTTCCGTTTATACCATGGGAGCGTACCTTCTTCGGGCTATCATCACCTAATTTTGTATTGCCGGCAAGTGTACTAGAGGATTTCTCCTTTGATTTTGAACTTTTCTCAGGAGCTGCCGCATCTAGAAGTTTCGAGCGTTCCAGCGCGCCTTCTGAGATCAGTTCGCCGTTTAAAAGAGAGTTAAATTTCTCTTCACTCCCCGctgctttatatactagACTCTGAAGCGATAATAACATGCTGGTAGATGTACAGATACTACCGTCCATGGCTACACCATCAAGGGACCAGGATGCGCCAGCGTTGCCGGGAAAGCCCGTGATCGATACTGCCATTTCGTGAAATTGGTTGGTAAGATTTCTGAGTCTGTTATGCATAGCTAGGTTGCCAAATTGGATAGCTTGCTGAAGCAGCGATTCATCCTCCGGGCTGATGGGAAATTTCCGCTCTGCCAAAAACTTTTCAGCGGTTTCTACTGATTTAGCAATTTCGTCAGCAGTAAAGAAAGACCCTCCAAAAAAGCTTGCCTGCTTCAAATTGTGTACGATTTGTAGCAGGGCTTTTCTTTGCTTGTGATGAAAGAAATAATCCATATCCGTTCGCTGCGATTGGACAGAGTTGAATACTATCATCATAGAGAACAAATTCAATGACAGCTGATCCTGAAACGAACCTTCGAGTACCACGACTTTCTCATTTACAAAGGGTAAAAGAGTGTCAATTTCCGACATACGATGGCGAATAATGAGAGAATTGAGCGTAGATTCCACGTTTTCCCATCGACCTTGACCCTTGGGGTGATGCTTGGGGAGCATTAAGTATTCAGTCCAGTCAGCCACCGTATCACCGTTTTCGATCTCGATGTTTGCCCAAGGACGGGCTTTTAAATATAGGGCAGCAATAGCCCCAATCCGCTCAAGATCTTGTTTTTCCATCTGGGTCGAAGAATTGCTGTGATTGGTATGAGATGGCGCCGTAGAGGCATGAGATGACCCAACTCCGTATAAACCATGTGAAGGAGTTCCTGTAACGATCCAACGAGAGGAGAAATGCATCGACTCTAGGCCAATTAAGAGATTACTCTTCTTGCGAATTCGCGAGTTACCAAGCCTGTGACCCTCATCCACGATACATCGCTTAAAATGGAGGGACGACAAGACGGAACGGCTGACCCCGCCGTCCTGCTTCACAACGCTCTCAAATCTAGACTGAGAGAACAGGACTATGTCGCATGTTAATAACTCATCGTGCGAGGGAAGCTCGTCGCCCCTTTTTAGCACTATTGCGTTGAATCCCTCAGTATGCTTTTGTATCTCCTGTTTCCATTGCGCAAGGAGGTTATCGGGAACAATCACGACTGAAGCCGGACTTAGGTAGACTTTTTCAGGTGGCGGGGCCGTGACGCCTGCAGAACGCCGTCCAGAACGTAGAGGTCCTCTTACGGGGAGAAAATAATGCCCAGGATTTCTCGAGAGAATGTCGTTACAATGAGTAAACTCATAACCATGCCGCGCTTTCCACACTTCGAAATAGGATCTCCAGGGAACGGCATGGCGCGTGGCGCACGAGGCTGCCATATCAGCGAGGGATGCGATTCTCTGTCTGACTGGTGGCTGACCCTCTTTATAAAAATCAGGTGGATGTGTAGGCAAATGCATTGTCGCAAGTATCAACGCAAGACAGATTATTGTCTTGCCAGAGCCCATTT is drawn from Trichoderma asperellum chromosome 4, complete sequence and contains these coding sequences:
- a CDS encoding uncharacterized protein (EggNog:ENOG41~TransMembrane:1 (o853-871i)) is translated as MSIQRKPVASLAPPNEPPPPPPPPPPPTTSFDAPLFEDPRLPEPLNPPYMAAPLDAPPPPPSGPPPGPPPPPPQQPLYSVAESTSPSSAAGDSTVFESAQSDTSSLPYPQHSPPQPPQSKVYPAPDSEAPAVSSQISLLVMPQSDIISPIDNNTNLPPQINGPIPPSPSVYSAPTTPAADTDVPVPALPPLGFNFDIQPLANPVIMDPIPPSPVPERTTFSIAEALEENVAANPDQVDSNRNSVGLSVASSEGLDNDIARPRSRSYSERKDSLPPMQVLKTRQTAPLPEPRGRSVSARVNSTIMEGSRMSMSMSATNLRPISSINQSPTRRKLRRSWMPGRSRSSSMDASHANKMAAWVMSDGSKAEYNTAFLTNGEKVPELWNENGAVLVYLYPKSTGRGPSFKVPEFTVSSSFIFNELIRSELESPGTRTRASSFTGRNSLSTDDASRVSSPTSFPVDPSGDFLHLYLPPAPSNASSSQLAVPTADNSGSELERLIAIRNLFAFLTGQPLVGTAARPTNFHAFLQISDLLQEFCFSSADGYTFGNAVDLSFGFYSESLGFGDCRASREQTLEALILGERMRSLELYNEAFVHAVGKYSSIMDLRLPLFQQISPTTRQRLEKAHFDLENRYQNVKDQLEQFEFPSLFAGIANSSSIPELKQVRFKIWRNSFHKMRQFVMSYYKSAFGSWPPKASSKKNPFVESGLNRIVLKTLYSDHCALYDLLVDRNSLTTRVIDEVPNVSKEADEMITSALRVIESEFDRSRPPVLPPVPFDLPLIPSMTAILETYNTLSPREQAKFDKKVKEPELALVLNGAYNYDTASIQLPFLDYFKEFEAREAKGKTAQDLVDQRIGYFLFLYVILQSLPMLVVDAPDLKFAEGVEYFLCQPPIGNPPWVDDKGFRRMWYEVAGGGYVELSADAVMFSVEAIYHRSHCWLAAKIWEEMGNSATPPLEEPALEPLEPPRPMFQDADGGFNNGSGGLSGQSTPSSVPGSPQLRPRPRNQSPASRRVSTANRSSIMMGLEPVPLEPPPNLFGVHQRSSSLGPRPMSSHLTSRSSSVGNLVGMNPRMSRPSSPARHAAATSGTTFDDILGEANKKKSAPKKKGRFF
- a CDS encoding uncharacterized protein (EggNog:ENOG41) produces the protein MHCEGPYIPVGCIGIPQDESQISRHDWSTLDHRGWQRLERHGSTINSSDCEAKLGELCLDPRIQTPLLTAPKLLSLAQLFHAQWCQLEFCVSTLDEELGIIRVYLLPDDVQRRSIDRTGTKLQRERLKVLRCLDYSPCAWKAIKIPEETGRPVLECPNTDENDKDISLLQLFNTIPSPYPDLDSINEPYTLDAMYNLMESKVPGLKTELYLYQRRSAALMLQKEVQPGQTLDPRLLHLKDTHGSSWYMDHVTGAVLLGPRYYDAVSGGILAEEMGSGKTIICLALILATMHLPTHPPDFYKEGQPPVRQRIASLADMAASCATRHAVPWRSYFEVWKARHGYEFTHCNDILSRNPGHYFLPVRGPLRSGRRSAGVTAPPPEKVYLSPASVVIVPDNLLAQWKQEIQKHTEGFNAIVLKRGDELPSHDELLTCDIVLFSQSRFESVVKQDGGVSRSVLSSLHFKRCIVDEGHRLGNSRIRKKSNLLIGLESMHFSSRWIVTGTPSHGLYGVGSSHASTAPSHTNHSNSSTQMEKQDLERIGAIAALYLKARPWANIEIENGDTVADWTEYLMLPKHHPKGQGRWENVESTLNSLIIRHRMSEIDTLLPFVNEKVVVLEGSFQDQLSLNLFSMMIVFNSVQSQRTDMDYFFHHKQRKALLQIVHNLKQASFFGGSFFTADEIAKSVETAEKFLAERKFPISPEDESLLQQAIQFGNLAMHNRLRNLTNQFHEMAVSITGFPGNAGASWSLDGVAMDGSICTSTSMLLSLQSLVYKAAGSEEKFNSLLNGELISEGALERSKLLDAAAPEKSSKSKEKSSSTLAGNTKLGDDSPKKVRSHGINGTEPKTLAVEPSAGHLEQTKITATVSAKLSYLVDCLGKYQEDEKIIVFYENENVAWYLASMLDVLQIQHLIYAKSLSTERRAQYVNTFNHNEKFRVLLMDISQAAFGLDMREASRIYFINPVLNPQVEAQAIGRVRRISQKKPVSVETLVLKNSLDEVILERKKHMTHEEHRRAKSILDVRPIYNWIKNARVTPMSSSEDHYTLQMATLQTTQPVFGRGFGVAAHPDDGIILDEKRALKNEPPGHQKPLMVSNVLKRSYDNGPGRGGLTRDDECDAASQLEPASQPIRRVRFAVG
- a CDS encoding uncharacterized protein (EggNog:ENOG41~TransMembrane:1 (o860-878i)), translating into MTSNHRPMSIQRKPVASLAPPNEPPPPPPPPPPPTTSFDAPLFEDPRLPEPLNPPYMAAPLDAPPPPPSGPPPGPPPPPPQQPLYSVAESTSPSSAAGDSTVFESAQSDTSSLPYPQHSPPQPPQSKVYPAPDSEAPAVSSQISLLVMPQSDIISPIDNNTNLPPQINGPIPPSPSVYSAPTTPAADTDVPVPALPPLGFNFDIQPLANPVIMDPIPPSPVPERTTFSIAEALEENVAANPDQVDSNRNSVGLSVASSEGLDNDIARPRSRSYSERKDSLPPMQVLKTRQTAPLPEPRGRSVSARVNSTIMEGSRMSMSMSATNLRPISSINQSPTRRKLRRSWMPGRSRSSSMDASHANKMAAWVMSDGSKAEYNTAFLTNGEKVPELWNENGAVLVYLYPKSTGRGPSFKVPEFTVSSSFIFNELIRSELESPGTRTRASSFTGRNSLSTDDASRVSSPTSFPVDPSGDFLHLYLPPAPSNASSSQLAVPTADNSGSELERLIAIRNLFAFLTGQPLVGTAARPTNFHAFLQISDLLQEFCFSSADGYTFGNAVDLSFGFYSESLGFGDCRASREQTLEALILGERMRSLELYNEAFVHAVGKYSSIMDLRLPLFQQISPTTRQRLEKAHFDLENRYQNVKDQLEQFEFPSLFAGIANSSSIPELKQVRFKIWRNSFHKMRQFVMSYYKSAFGSWPPKASSKKNPFVESGLNRIVLKTLYSDHCALYDLLVDRNSLTTRVIDEVPNVSKEADEMITSALRVIESEFDRSRPPVLPPVPFDLPLIPSMTAILETYNTLSPREQAKFDKKVKEPELALVLNGAYNYDTASIQLPFLDYFKEFEAREAKGKTAQDLVDQRIGYFLFLYVILQSLPMLVVDAPDLKFAEGVEYFLCQPPIGNPPWVDDKGFRRMWYEVAGGGYVELSADAVMFSVEAIYHRSHCWLAAKIWEEMGNSATPPLEEPALEPLEPPRPMFQDADGGFNNGSGGLSGQSTPSSVPGSPQLRPRPRNQSPASRRVSTANRSSIMMGLEPVPLEPPPNLFGVHQRSSSLGPRPMSSHLTSRSSSVGNLVGMNPRMSRPSSPARHAAATSGTTFDDILGEANKKKSAPKKKGRFF
- a CDS encoding uncharacterized protein (EggNog:ENOG41) encodes the protein MASTATIKSFPLPPAFTAADLYSIDEDGNVDAVNVERVSRMNRTTRAASQSGAHPVYQGTQNASRSQESFHTALKRPPKLTGTSMSKNGSNYTPPTSPTSPRSPTTPRSPTSPTSPTSPTSFAHEGIEGPRKRAASIGNRMNLNTLETSSWVRESVYQSSPIRTAFRPDRLDRGPNELFNLLPGEVLDLVLQSLKGSHLNRNSESCATCMMRDLCSAALCSRRLYKHARVALYEDIQLVGSDSAAHKKKFKQNQGNRMTMLRRTLRTNPNIASLVRSLKVPHPEPPLNWSVSKGMLWLEQYEDQVATLIMACPKLERLSGPTPNYDHSFKKIFHALSTRRSLKDMTWIIDPASTPVQQQGGQRTDSPSKQRGQSGPSMLEPSQGDAFLDSHRNWSSLTNLSILCQPGATLAPYRLLSKTLTYLPSLQHLHLCNLPPNAFNDNNLLSLPPLKSLILSRIVGITSNGLTSFATRSNTSHLQRLELRNTPLTSLPALARIFSYLPALKYFYLAQSFPPVMPETDSFALWMMPYLASSTIVKLHWDITSHPTTTNEADDILARSIEAGGFPALTTLRTPNDPEGRFQALCRPVDHIILPNDRFQRLNAMGGIPASGSFSAPSSPISPIHKSATTMSLPSTIYATPLPGTDLHAARLAAQSRLEAAHNAPRFRFTIAADDGLAQTLGTVGFIGTLGSKISYHLLPDDGATDEQGGLVDVADMVGDGGEALSGSREGCTGRWNQKEGEVADKKEKEKWWHTERGRWQRIEAV